The following are encoded together in the Coffea arabica cultivar ET-39 chromosome 1c, Coffea Arabica ET-39 HiFi, whole genome shotgun sequence genome:
- the LOC113731061 gene encoding probable protein phosphatase 2C 26 isoform X2, which yields MAATAVSQYYLSFHSIPEDGGTWRRRRRRTGSSVCCTPPVPSIPSSSPPPVVGPELSLSFGAHVIPHPKKVEKGGEDAFFISSYNGGVVAVADGVSGWAEQNVNPALFSRELMSKASSLVEDEEVSYNPRTLIQKAHAATSSVGSATVIIAMLEKNGTLKIASVGDCGLRVIRKGQVVFSTSPEEHYFDCPYQLSSEAVGQTYLDATVSSVELVKGDTLVIGSDGLFDNVFDHEIVSAVGTTSDGVTNTAKVLANLAHTHSLDLSYESPYSLEARARVINWIQNFPSSSLFQHCSIDSLMTLILNYDLDQQGFDVPWWKKMLGMKLTGMT from the exons ATGGCGGCTACCGCAGTGTCTCAGTATTACCTATCCTTCCATTCAATTCCGGAGGACGGTGGTacgtggaggaggaggaggaggaggactgGTAGTTCAGTTTGTTGCACGCCGCCCGTGCCATCCATTCCCAGTTCCAGCCCCCCACCTGTTGTTGG ACCGGAGCTATCGTTGTCTTTTGGAGCCCATGTTATTCCACACCCCAAGAAG GTCGAGAAAGGTGGGGAAGATGCCTTCTTTATCAGCAGCTATAATGGGGGTGTCGTTGCTGTCGCTGATGGCGTCTCTGG CTGGGCCGAACAAAATGTGAATCCGGCGTTATTCTCTCGAGAATTGATGTCGAAGGCTTCATCTTTAGTTGAGGATGAAGAG GTTAGTTATAACCCCCGAACTCTTATTCAGAAAGCACATGCTGCTACTTCTTCAGTTGGTTCTGCTACTGT AATCATTGCAATGTTGGAGAAAAATGGGACACTGAAGATTGCTAGTGTTGGGGATTGTGGACTAAGGGTCATTCGAAAAG GTCAAGTAGTCTTTTCCACTTCCCCTGAAGAACACTATTTTGATTGTCCCTACCAATTGAGCTCAGAGGCAGTTGGTCAAACATACCTTGATGCCACG GTCAGCAGTGTGGAATTAGTGAAGGGAGACACACTTGTGATAGGCTCAGATGGGCTTTTTGATAATGTATTTGACCATGAAATTGTCTCAGCCGTGGGTACTACGAGTGATGGTGTTACCAACACTG CAAAGGTATTAGCTAATCTTGCTCACACGCATTCATTGGATTTGAGCTATGAATCACCTTATTCCCTGGAGGCTAGAGCGAGGGTAATTAATTGGATTCAGAACTTTCCCAGTTCATCCCTGTTCCAGCATTGCTCTATTGACAGTCTCATGACACTGATCTTAAATTATGATCTCGACCAGCAGGGGTTTGATGTTCCTTGGTGGAAGAAAATGCTTGGGATGAAGTTAACAGGCATGACGTGA
- the LOC113731061 gene encoding probable protein phosphatase 2C 26 isoform X1 produces MAATAVSQYYLSFHSIPEDGGTWRRRRRRTGSSVCCTPPVPSIPSSSPPPVVGPELSLSFGAHVIPHPKKVEKGGEDAFFISSYNGGVVAVADGVSGWAEQNVNPALFSRELMSKASSLVEDEEVSYNPRTLIQKAHAATSSVGSATVIIAMLEKNGTLKIASVGDCGLRVIRKGQVVFSTSPEEHYFDCPYQLSSEAVGQTYLDATVSSVELVKGDTLVIGSDGLFDNVFDHEIVSAVGTTSDGVTNTAKVLANLAHTHSLDLSYESPYSLEARARVINWIQNFPSSSLFQHCSIDSLMTLILNYDLDQQGFDVPWWKKMLGMKLTGGKLDDITVIVGHAESS; encoded by the exons ATGGCGGCTACCGCAGTGTCTCAGTATTACCTATCCTTCCATTCAATTCCGGAGGACGGTGGTacgtggaggaggaggaggaggaggactgGTAGTTCAGTTTGTTGCACGCCGCCCGTGCCATCCATTCCCAGTTCCAGCCCCCCACCTGTTGTTGG ACCGGAGCTATCGTTGTCTTTTGGAGCCCATGTTATTCCACACCCCAAGAAG GTCGAGAAAGGTGGGGAAGATGCCTTCTTTATCAGCAGCTATAATGGGGGTGTCGTTGCTGTCGCTGATGGCGTCTCTGG CTGGGCCGAACAAAATGTGAATCCGGCGTTATTCTCTCGAGAATTGATGTCGAAGGCTTCATCTTTAGTTGAGGATGAAGAG GTTAGTTATAACCCCCGAACTCTTATTCAGAAAGCACATGCTGCTACTTCTTCAGTTGGTTCTGCTACTGT AATCATTGCAATGTTGGAGAAAAATGGGACACTGAAGATTGCTAGTGTTGGGGATTGTGGACTAAGGGTCATTCGAAAAG GTCAAGTAGTCTTTTCCACTTCCCCTGAAGAACACTATTTTGATTGTCCCTACCAATTGAGCTCAGAGGCAGTTGGTCAAACATACCTTGATGCCACG GTCAGCAGTGTGGAATTAGTGAAGGGAGACACACTTGTGATAGGCTCAGATGGGCTTTTTGATAATGTATTTGACCATGAAATTGTCTCAGCCGTGGGTACTACGAGTGATGGTGTTACCAACACTG CAAAGGTATTAGCTAATCTTGCTCACACGCATTCATTGGATTTGAGCTATGAATCACCTTATTCCCTGGAGGCTAGAGCGAGGGTAATTAATTGGATTCAGAACTTTCCCAGTTCATCCCTGTTCCAGCATTGCTCTATTGACAGTCTCATGACACTGATCTTAAATTATGATCTCGACCAGCAGGGGTTTGATGTTCCTTGGTGGAAGAAAATGCTTGGGATGAAGTTAACAG GGGGGAAGCTTGATGACATTACTGTTATCGTTGGACATGCGGAGAGCTCGTGA
- the LOC113731067 gene encoding uncharacterized protein — MSFAPTPLMIETLANILFRSFASISYGRLKSKMNAVTSSPHDFLEDNAGVGSDSETNTDELPEYYQPISAEAGEDEEELDLFDQQNSNSDDDSGSDHRLPNGYVHCMENGVSSLDLSSDDEGEREQKEEEEDEELRMREESDVAIQRAFREDENRRNAPLTPENAVRVMEAMRGVSFAGLSPDWAGRIPEDQWIDQLRQIRRPPPAGSTVED, encoded by the exons ATGAGTTTTGCCCCAACCCCATTGATGATTGAAACTCTCGCCAACATTTTATTTCGTTCATTCGCCTCAATATCGTACGGCAGACTGAAGAGCAAAATGAACGCTGTGACCTCCTCTCCGCACGACTTCCTGGAAG ACAACGCCGGCGTCGGAAGCGACTCCGAAACCAATACGGATGAGCTGCCTGAGTACTACCAACCTATCTCCGCTGAAGCCGGTGAGGATGAAGAAGAATTGGACCTCTTCGATCAGCAAAACTCCAACTCCGACGACGATAGTGGGAGCGATCATCGCTTACCTAACGGTTACGTGCATTGTATGGAAAACGGAGTTTCATCTCTCGATCTAAGCAGCGACGATGAAGGCGAACGTGAGCAgaaggaagaggaagaagatgagGAATTAAGAATGAGAGAGGAGTCTGATGTGGCAATACAGAGAGCTTTCAGGGAGGACGAGAACCGTCGGAACGCGCCCTTGACGCCTGAGAATGCCGTCAGAGTGATGGAGGCCATGCGCGGCGTTTCGTTCGCCGGACTGTCTCCGGATTGGGCTGGCCGGATTCCCGAAGATCAGTGGATCGATCAGCTTAGGCAAATCAGACGGCCACCTCCGGCTGGTTCCACAGTTGAAGATTGA
- the LOC140004187 gene encoding shewanella-like protein phosphatase 1, producing MSRLPHPSPERMASFVSLNCSFPLQPPPSASSSSSSSSLSSPQSQPRKLIDILSSTCHQTTTTATRTTPASTPPPHNNYGGCSNLIKPIVVNGEPPTFVSAPGRRIVAVGDLHGDLDKTRSALEIAGVLSSDGQDLWIGGETVLVQLGDILDRGEDEIAILSLLRSLDIQAKADGGAVFQVNGNHETMNVDGDFRYVDSGAFDECTDFLEHLEECEYNWEEAFASWVDVSERQRDERKRSQSYWGPWNLVKRQKGVIARSALLRPGGPLASELARHAVILKIDDWVFCHGGLLPHHVSYGIERINKEVSHWMRGLGNTDSYLETPFIATRGYDSVVWNRLYSRDISDLYDYQISQIESILEETLQAVGGRRMVVGHTPQPMGANCKFNCSIWRIDVGMSSGVLDSRPEVLEIRGNKARVIRSKRDGFSELQVVDHV from the exons ATGAGTCGTCTCCCGCACCCCAGCCCTGAACGAATGGCTTCCTTTGTTTCTCTCAACTGTTCCTTCCCACTCCAACCACCGCcatctgcttcttcttcttcttcttcttcttcattatcTTCACCACAATCTCAGCCACGTAAACTTATCGACATCTTATCTTCCACCTGCCaccaaacaacaacaacagcaACAAGAACAACTCCCGCTTCAACTCCACCACCACATAATAACTACGGCGGCTGCAGCAACTTAATAAAGCCCATTGTCGTAAATGGGGAGCCCCCCACTTTTGTCTCTGCCCCTGGTCGCCGAATTGTTGCTG TTGGTGATCTACATGGGGATCTCGACAAAACAAGATCCGCACTTGAGATTGCTGGTGTACTCAGTTCTGATGGTCAAGACTTGTGGATTGGTGGAGAAACA GTATTAGTTCAGCTTGGAGATATACTGGATCGGGGTGAAGATGAAATTGCTATTCTTTCTCTGTTGAGGTCATTGGACATCCAGGCAAAAGCAGATGGTGGAGCAGTTTTCCAG GTCAATGGTAATCATGAAACCATGAATGTCGACGGTGACTTCAGATATGTTGATTCTGGGGCATTTGATGAGTGCACAGACTTTTTGGAGCACTTGGAAGAATGTGAATATAACTGGGAAGAAGCTTTTGCTAGTTGGGTTGATGTATCAGAAAGGCAGAGAGACGAGAGGAAGAGGTCTCAAAGTTACTGGGGTCCATGGAATTTGGTAAAG AGACAGAAGGGTGTGATTGCAAGGTCAGCCCTGCTAAGACCAGGGGGTCCATTGGCATCTGAGTTGGCACGACATGCTGTTATTCTGAAGATTGATGATTGGGTCTTCTGTCATGGTGGCCTCCTTCCTCACCATG TATCTTATGGCATAGAGAGGATAAATAAAGAAGTATCTCACTGGATGAGAGGTCTTGGTAACACAGACAGCTACTTAGAGACCCCTTTCATAGCAACAAGAGGCTATGATAGCGTTGTCTGGAACCGTCTATACTCCAGAGATATTTCAGATCTATATGACTATCAGATAAGTCAG ATTGAATCAATACTTGAAGAGACGCTGCAAGCTGTAGGTGGTCGGCGAATGGTGGTTGGACACACTCCTCAACCAATGGGAGCAAACTG TAAATTCAACTGCAGCATATGGCGAATTGATGTTGGCATGTCCAGTGGGGTTCTCGATTCAAGACCTGAG GTCCTAGAAATAAGAGGCAACAAAGCTAGGGTAATACGGAGCAAAAGAGATGGGTTCAGTGAGCTTCAGGTTGTTGATCATGTATAG
- the LOC113742966 gene encoding uncharacterized protein: MHALFHHPLIRFAPAVSCRRSLSSAPICIFTNTMSSTSLVLPSPISLNGQQPQLALGNSVSLRSSKTLGFKNGIRGFSLKNLDASKVFMSAAVGSQTVVNDALYHDYKPSCAFLFPGQGAQAVGMGAEAQKVPAAAELYKKANEILGFDLLDICLNGPKEKLDSTVLSQPAIYVTSLAAIEVLRARDGGQQIIDSVDVTCGLSLGEYTALAFAGAFSFEDGLKLVKLRGEAMQDAADAAQSAMVSIIGLDSEKVQKLCDAANEEVDEANKVQIANFLCPGNYAVSGGVKGVEAVEAKAKSFKARMTVRLAVAGAFHTSFMEPAVSRLEAALAATEIKTPRIPVISNVDAEPHADPETIKKILARQVTSPVQWEATVKTLLTKGLKKSYELGPGKVIAGIVKRMDKGADLENISA, from the exons ATGCATGCCCTCTTCCACCATCCTCTAATTCGATTCGCTCCCGCTGTTTCTTGCCGTCGCTCATTATCATCAGCGCCCATTTGCATTTTCACAAACACAATGAGCTCAACATCTTTGGTCCTTCCTTCTCCCATTTCTCTCAATGGGCAGCAGCCTCAGCTCGCTCTTGGGAATTCAGTGTCACTCAGGAGTTCCAAAACGTTGGGATTTAAGAATGGGATTCGAGGTTTTAGTCTCAAGAATTTGGATGCATCTAAGGTTTTCATGAGTGCTGCTGTCGGATCTCAAACTGTTGTCAATGATGCCTTGTACCATGATTATAAACCCAGCTGCGCTTTCCTCTTCCCCGGTCAG GGTGCACAAGCTGTTGGAATGGGTGCAGAGGCTCAGAAGGTGCCTGCTGCTGCTGAATTGTACAAAAAGGCAAATGAAATACTGGG GTTTGACCTTTTGGATATTTGTCTTAATGGACCAAAAGAAAAGCTAGATTCCACTGTTCTAAGCCAG CCTGCCATCTATGTCACAAGCTTAGCTGCAATTGAAGTTCTCCGGGCACGAGATGGAGGTCAGCAAATTATTGATTCTGTGGATGTTACTTGTGGTCTGAGTCTGGGGGAGTATACTGCCCTTGCATTTGCCGGAGCCTTCAG CTTTGAGGATGGGCTCAAGTTGGTCAAGCTTAGGGGTGAAGCAATGCAG GATGCTGCAGATGCTGCACAAAGTGCTATGGTCAGCATCATAGGGCTGGATTCAGAAAAGGTGCAAAAGCTGTGTGATGCAGCCAATGAAGAAGTTGATGAGGCTAACAAAGTTCAAATTGCTAATTTCTTATGTCCT GGAAATTATGCTGTCTCTGGAGGTGTGAAAGGAGTGGAAGCTGTAGAAGCCAAGGCAAAGTCATTTAAAGCTCGAATGACG GTGCGGCTAGCTGTCGCAGGTGCTTTCCACACAAGTTTTATGGAACCAGCTGTCTCAAGATTAGAAGCTGCTTTAGCAGCAACAGAAATCAAAACTCCTAGAATACCTGTTATATCAAATGTAGATGCAGAGCCCCATGCAGATCCTGAgacaatcaagaaaatattggcCCGGCAG GTTACTTCCCCAGTTCAATGGGAGGCAACAGTTAAGACCCTTCTTACCAAAGGACTGAAAAAAAGTTATGAATTAGGACCCGGAAAG GTCATAGCTGGCATTGTGAAGAGAATGGATAAAGGTGCTGACCTTGAAAATATTAGTGCCTAA
- the LOC113731061 gene encoding probable protein phosphatase 2C 26 isoform X3, producing the protein MAATAVSQYYLSFHSIPEDGGTWRRRRRRTGSSVCCTPPVPSIPSSSPPPVVGPELSLSFGAHVIPHPKKVEKGGEDAFFISSYNGGVVAVADGVSGWAEQNVNPALFSRELMSKASSLVEDEEVSYNPRTLIQKAHAATSSVGSATVIIAMLEKNGTLKIASVGDCGLRVIRKGQVVFSTSPEEHYFDCPYQLSSEAVGQTYLDATVSSVELVKGDTLVIGSDGLFDNVFDHEIVSAVGTTSDGVTNTAKVLANLAHTHSLDLSYESPYSLEARARQGFDVPWWKKMLGMKLTGGKLDDITVIVGHAESS; encoded by the exons ATGGCGGCTACCGCAGTGTCTCAGTATTACCTATCCTTCCATTCAATTCCGGAGGACGGTGGTacgtggaggaggaggaggaggaggactgGTAGTTCAGTTTGTTGCACGCCGCCCGTGCCATCCATTCCCAGTTCCAGCCCCCCACCTGTTGTTGG ACCGGAGCTATCGTTGTCTTTTGGAGCCCATGTTATTCCACACCCCAAGAAG GTCGAGAAAGGTGGGGAAGATGCCTTCTTTATCAGCAGCTATAATGGGGGTGTCGTTGCTGTCGCTGATGGCGTCTCTGG CTGGGCCGAACAAAATGTGAATCCGGCGTTATTCTCTCGAGAATTGATGTCGAAGGCTTCATCTTTAGTTGAGGATGAAGAG GTTAGTTATAACCCCCGAACTCTTATTCAGAAAGCACATGCTGCTACTTCTTCAGTTGGTTCTGCTACTGT AATCATTGCAATGTTGGAGAAAAATGGGACACTGAAGATTGCTAGTGTTGGGGATTGTGGACTAAGGGTCATTCGAAAAG GTCAAGTAGTCTTTTCCACTTCCCCTGAAGAACACTATTTTGATTGTCCCTACCAATTGAGCTCAGAGGCAGTTGGTCAAACATACCTTGATGCCACG GTCAGCAGTGTGGAATTAGTGAAGGGAGACACACTTGTGATAGGCTCAGATGGGCTTTTTGATAATGTATTTGACCATGAAATTGTCTCAGCCGTGGGTACTACGAGTGATGGTGTTACCAACACTG CAAAGGTATTAGCTAATCTTGCTCACACGCATTCATTGGATTTGAGCTATGAATCACCTTATTCCCTGGAGGCTAGAGCGAGG CAGGGGTTTGATGTTCCTTGGTGGAAGAAAATGCTTGGGATGAAGTTAACAG GGGGGAAGCTTGATGACATTACTGTTATCGTTGGACATGCGGAGAGCTCGTGA
- the LOC113731061 gene encoding probable protein phosphatase 2C 26 isoform X4, which produces MAATAVSQYYLSFHSIPEDGGTWRRRRRRTGSSVCCTPPVPSIPSSSPPPVVGPELSLSFGAHVIPHPKKVEKGGEDAFFISSYNGGVVAVADGVSGWAEQNVNPALFSRELMSKASSLVEDEEVSYNPRTLIQKAHAATSSVGSATVIIAMLEKNGTLKIASVGDCGLRVIRKGQVVFSTSPEEHYFDCPYQLSSEAVGQTYLDATVSSVELVKGDTLVIGSDGLFDNVFDHEIVSAVGTTSDGVTNTAKVLANLAHTHSLDLSYESPYSLEARARGFDVPWWKKMLGMKLTGGKLDDITVIVGHAESS; this is translated from the exons ATGGCGGCTACCGCAGTGTCTCAGTATTACCTATCCTTCCATTCAATTCCGGAGGACGGTGGTacgtggaggaggaggaggaggaggactgGTAGTTCAGTTTGTTGCACGCCGCCCGTGCCATCCATTCCCAGTTCCAGCCCCCCACCTGTTGTTGG ACCGGAGCTATCGTTGTCTTTTGGAGCCCATGTTATTCCACACCCCAAGAAG GTCGAGAAAGGTGGGGAAGATGCCTTCTTTATCAGCAGCTATAATGGGGGTGTCGTTGCTGTCGCTGATGGCGTCTCTGG CTGGGCCGAACAAAATGTGAATCCGGCGTTATTCTCTCGAGAATTGATGTCGAAGGCTTCATCTTTAGTTGAGGATGAAGAG GTTAGTTATAACCCCCGAACTCTTATTCAGAAAGCACATGCTGCTACTTCTTCAGTTGGTTCTGCTACTGT AATCATTGCAATGTTGGAGAAAAATGGGACACTGAAGATTGCTAGTGTTGGGGATTGTGGACTAAGGGTCATTCGAAAAG GTCAAGTAGTCTTTTCCACTTCCCCTGAAGAACACTATTTTGATTGTCCCTACCAATTGAGCTCAGAGGCAGTTGGTCAAACATACCTTGATGCCACG GTCAGCAGTGTGGAATTAGTGAAGGGAGACACACTTGTGATAGGCTCAGATGGGCTTTTTGATAATGTATTTGACCATGAAATTGTCTCAGCCGTGGGTACTACGAGTGATGGTGTTACCAACACTG CAAAGGTATTAGCTAATCTTGCTCACACGCATTCATTGGATTTGAGCTATGAATCACCTTATTCCCTGGAGGCTAGAGCGAGG GGGTTTGATGTTCCTTGGTGGAAGAAAATGCTTGGGATGAAGTTAACAG GGGGGAAGCTTGATGACATTACTGTTATCGTTGGACATGCGGAGAGCTCGTGA
- the LOC113731061 gene encoding probable protein phosphatase 2C 26 isoform X6 translates to MAATAVSQYYLSFHSIPEDGGTWRRRRRRTGSSVCCTPPVPSIPSSSPPPVVGPELSLSFGAHVIPHPKKVEKGGEDAFFISSYNGGVVAVADGVSGWAEQNVNPALFSRELMSKASSLVEDEEVSYNPRTLIQKAHAATSSVGSATVIIAMLEKNGTLKIASVGDCGLRVIRKGQVVFSTSPEEHYFDCPYQLSSEAVGQTYLDATVSSVELVKGDTLVIGSDGLFDNVFDHEIVSAVGTTSDGVTNTGGKLDDITVIVGHAESS, encoded by the exons ATGGCGGCTACCGCAGTGTCTCAGTATTACCTATCCTTCCATTCAATTCCGGAGGACGGTGGTacgtggaggaggaggaggaggaggactgGTAGTTCAGTTTGTTGCACGCCGCCCGTGCCATCCATTCCCAGTTCCAGCCCCCCACCTGTTGTTGG ACCGGAGCTATCGTTGTCTTTTGGAGCCCATGTTATTCCACACCCCAAGAAG GTCGAGAAAGGTGGGGAAGATGCCTTCTTTATCAGCAGCTATAATGGGGGTGTCGTTGCTGTCGCTGATGGCGTCTCTGG CTGGGCCGAACAAAATGTGAATCCGGCGTTATTCTCTCGAGAATTGATGTCGAAGGCTTCATCTTTAGTTGAGGATGAAGAG GTTAGTTATAACCCCCGAACTCTTATTCAGAAAGCACATGCTGCTACTTCTTCAGTTGGTTCTGCTACTGT AATCATTGCAATGTTGGAGAAAAATGGGACACTGAAGATTGCTAGTGTTGGGGATTGTGGACTAAGGGTCATTCGAAAAG GTCAAGTAGTCTTTTCCACTTCCCCTGAAGAACACTATTTTGATTGTCCCTACCAATTGAGCTCAGAGGCAGTTGGTCAAACATACCTTGATGCCACG GTCAGCAGTGTGGAATTAGTGAAGGGAGACACACTTGTGATAGGCTCAGATGGGCTTTTTGATAATGTATTTGACCATGAAATTGTCTCAGCCGTGGGTACTACGAGTGATGGTGTTACCAACACTG GGGGGAAGCTTGATGACATTACTGTTATCGTTGGACATGCGGAGAGCTCGTGA
- the LOC113731061 gene encoding probable protein phosphatase 2C 26 isoform X7, with protein MAATAVSQYYLSFHSIPEDGGTWRRRRRRTGSSVCCTPPVPSIPSSSPPPVVGPELSLSFGAHVIPHPKKVEKGGEDAFFISSYNGGVVAVADGVSGWAEQNVNPALFSRELMSKASSLVEDEEVSYNPRTLIQKAHAATSSVGSATVIIAMLEKNGTLKIASVGDCGLRVIRKGQVVFSTSPEEHYFDCPYQLSSEAVGQTYLDATVSSVELVKGDTLVIGSDGLFDNVFDHEIVSAVGTTSDGVTNTGIS; from the exons ATGGCGGCTACCGCAGTGTCTCAGTATTACCTATCCTTCCATTCAATTCCGGAGGACGGTGGTacgtggaggaggaggaggaggaggactgGTAGTTCAGTTTGTTGCACGCCGCCCGTGCCATCCATTCCCAGTTCCAGCCCCCCACCTGTTGTTGG ACCGGAGCTATCGTTGTCTTTTGGAGCCCATGTTATTCCACACCCCAAGAAG GTCGAGAAAGGTGGGGAAGATGCCTTCTTTATCAGCAGCTATAATGGGGGTGTCGTTGCTGTCGCTGATGGCGTCTCTGG CTGGGCCGAACAAAATGTGAATCCGGCGTTATTCTCTCGAGAATTGATGTCGAAGGCTTCATCTTTAGTTGAGGATGAAGAG GTTAGTTATAACCCCCGAACTCTTATTCAGAAAGCACATGCTGCTACTTCTTCAGTTGGTTCTGCTACTGT AATCATTGCAATGTTGGAGAAAAATGGGACACTGAAGATTGCTAGTGTTGGGGATTGTGGACTAAGGGTCATTCGAAAAG GTCAAGTAGTCTTTTCCACTTCCCCTGAAGAACACTATTTTGATTGTCCCTACCAATTGAGCTCAGAGGCAGTTGGTCAAACATACCTTGATGCCACG GTCAGCAGTGTGGAATTAGTGAAGGGAGACACACTTGTGATAGGCTCAGATGGGCTTTTTGATAATGTATTTGACCATGAAATTGTCTCAGCCGTGGGTACTACGAGTGATGGTGTTACCAACACTG GTATTAGCTAA
- the LOC113731061 gene encoding probable protein phosphatase 2C 1 isoform X5 → MLLNFRKVEKGGEDAFFISSYNGGVVAVADGVSGWAEQNVNPALFSRELMSKASSLVEDEEVSYNPRTLIQKAHAATSSVGSATVIIAMLEKNGTLKIASVGDCGLRVIRKGQVVFSTSPEEHYFDCPYQLSSEAVGQTYLDATVSSVELVKGDTLVIGSDGLFDNVFDHEIVSAVGTTSDGVTNTAKVLANLAHTHSLDLSYESPYSLEARARVINWIQNFPSSSLFQHCSIDSLMTLILNYDLDQQGFDVPWWKKMLGMKLTGGKLDDITVIVGHAESS, encoded by the exons ATGCTGCTCAATTTTCGGAAGGTCGAGAAAGGTGGGGAAGATGCCTTCTTTATCAGCAGCTATAATGGGGGTGTCGTTGCTGTCGCTGATGGCGTCTCTGG CTGGGCCGAACAAAATGTGAATCCGGCGTTATTCTCTCGAGAATTGATGTCGAAGGCTTCATCTTTAGTTGAGGATGAAGAG GTTAGTTATAACCCCCGAACTCTTATTCAGAAAGCACATGCTGCTACTTCTTCAGTTGGTTCTGCTACTGT AATCATTGCAATGTTGGAGAAAAATGGGACACTGAAGATTGCTAGTGTTGGGGATTGTGGACTAAGGGTCATTCGAAAAG GTCAAGTAGTCTTTTCCACTTCCCCTGAAGAACACTATTTTGATTGTCCCTACCAATTGAGCTCAGAGGCAGTTGGTCAAACATACCTTGATGCCACG GTCAGCAGTGTGGAATTAGTGAAGGGAGACACACTTGTGATAGGCTCAGATGGGCTTTTTGATAATGTATTTGACCATGAAATTGTCTCAGCCGTGGGTACTACGAGTGATGGTGTTACCAACACTG CAAAGGTATTAGCTAATCTTGCTCACACGCATTCATTGGATTTGAGCTATGAATCACCTTATTCCCTGGAGGCTAGAGCGAGGGTAATTAATTGGATTCAGAACTTTCCCAGTTCATCCCTGTTCCAGCATTGCTCTATTGACAGTCTCATGACACTGATCTTAAATTATGATCTCGACCAGCAGGGGTTTGATGTTCCTTGGTGGAAGAAAATGCTTGGGATGAAGTTAACAG GGGGGAAGCTTGATGACATTACTGTTATCGTTGGACATGCGGAGAGCTCGTGA